The Wansuia hejianensis genomic interval AAGTCCGGTAGAAAGACTGATGTCTTTCTATCCTCCGTGCCCTTCAGGTATTGTGCGTGAGGCACAATACCTGCCCTCCCTTCCGGCGCTGCTGCCCGCTAAGCAGAACTAATCAGGCCTGCAGAAATCCATGGCGCCGTCCCTGTTCCGCCCCGCCTCCTCCCAGCCTTTCTGGTGATCTAAAACTCTTCACCCAAGTTCTCCGAAAGTGTCATCAGGATGGTTTCAGACAGTAATTGCTGGCTTATCGCGGCCGACTGGCGCCAGTATTTCTTTATTAAATATCGAAATCTACCGCCTGAGACTATCGGGGTTCCACCTCTGGCGAGAGCCATTGTACCGTCTGGAACAGCCAGAAAAGCAGCGGGGGATCTCCGGCGGCTGCGGCCTGACGGGCAGACCTCTGCAGGGTTGTTAGTGATTCTTGACTTCCGGAGGCCGCTCTCCAGGGGGCGTCCGCTGTGCCTCAAGCACGGCGGGCGAGGGGAACGGAGGATGGAAGGCATCAAGCCTTCCACCGGACTTTCCCCGGTACCCCTGGAGAGTGGCCTCCGGAAGTCTTAGAATCACTTCAACCCGAAGCCCAGTCTGCCCAACAGACCGCAGCCGCCGGAGGTCCCCCGCTGCTTTTCGTCCGGGTATCCACCCCACCTCGCCACAAAACCGTAATTTAATGCCGTCCGGCAGGTGGTTATACAAGGGACCTTACGGTTTTCCTGCCGGACGGACTGTTTATTTACTCGTCTTCACTTACAAAATTAAAATCAATTATGTTTAATTTCCCTGTTTCGTCCTGAATATAATCCCGCATATATGTACCGTGCTCTGCGACGGCACAGGCGTCTGCAATGGACTCCGGGCTGCTTTCCCTCCCTTCCAGAAGGAGACGGATACCGCTGTCCTGATAGCTCTGCAGCTCTGTCTCCAGATTTCGCTCTGTGTTTCTTCTGATATTCATAATATTTAGCGGTACTTGAAGCTGTCTCGTGATAACAAAAATTCAGGTACCTGCTCCCTTTCTTCAATTTGACAATCTTTTAATGTCACTTTTATATTTAAGAAAAGACACATTCAGATACCAGTTCTGTTTTTATTTGATTACGTTTGTGTTGGGAAAATTACTGCGAAACTGCATGAATAAAACATCACTGAAATTAATTAAGTAAGATTCGGCGAAAGCCGTTCTGAATCGTTTGAGTAAGATTATAGACTATATATGTTACCTGGTCATGGGCAAACACCCCTTTCTGAAACAGGTATCTGACATATCATTTCTTATTTACTATTATACTTTAATTACCAGGGATTTCAAGCATATTTTTACATTTTCTAAAAACTCTGTGAAGTTCTTTACATCGCCGGGCATTTTGGTATATACTATATGTGACGCAATAGCTCTTGCGCCGCATATAATAAACGTAGCTAAGTGTATCTTCTAAAGACAGAGTTTCTTCTTAATATTTCAGACTGGCTAAAGAAGGGGATGTGATAGAATGAAGATTGAAAAGATTAACGACAGCCAGATCCGCTGTACCTTGACAAGCGACGACCTGGCAAGCCGCAAAATCAAACTCAGTGAATTAGCTTACGGCACCGAAAAAGCAAAAAATTTGTTTCAGGATATGATGCAGCAGGCTCACTATGAATTTGGCTTTGAGTCTGACAACTCACCCTTGATGATAGAGGCGATTCCCGTAGCACCGGACAGCATTGTACTGATCATCACAAAGGTGGAAGATCCGGAGGAGCTGGACACACGCTTTTCCAAGTTCTCTCCCTCCGGTGACGAGTCGGACACGGCAAAGGCACCTCAGTTTTCCGGAGCAGATGATATCCTGGATCTGTTCCAGAAGATCTATGAAGCAAAGAACAAAATACAGAACGGCAGTACCAAAAAAGATACGAAAAAATCTTCCAGTCAGAAAGCGGCTCAGGATACGGAGAAGACACCAGTCAATCTGGTCCAGTCTTTCCGGTTCCGATCCCTGGACGATGCCATCCTGGCAGCCCACGGCCTGAACCACTTTTATTCCGGAAGGAACTCACTGTATAAAAATGAGACACTTGGCAGCTATCAGCTGGTACTGCACCAGTCCGACTGTACTCCGGAGGCCTTCAATAAGGTCTGCAATATTCTTTCAGAGTATGGAACGAACGAGACCTTTTCTGCTTCCGGAGAGGCCTATTTGCTGGAACATGGCAATGCTCTGATCAGAGATACCGCTCTTCAGAATTTGGCGGACATCTGATCCATTGTTAAAAGTTTTGTATTTTCAATGCCCGGCAGGCGAATCAATACTGCCGGGCATTTTTTCGCCTCCCGGCGGCCTCAATTTTACATAGATTTAACATTTATTTTACACAGATGCGGTAGCGAATGTACAAAAAGAGGTTATGCTATTATTGTGTAAAGTTTTGTGTATTTTTATGTAAAATCATGTAAAATGAGGATGAAAAAATGAATGAGACGGTAAAGATTATCTTTGGGCTGGCCGGAGGCCTGGCATTGTTTTTGTACGGAATGTCCAGCATGAGTGACGCACTGCAGAAAACAGCAGGAGAAAAAATGAAAAACATCCTGGGCTTCCTGACAAAAAACCCGGTCATGGGCGCCCTGGCCGGCGCGCTGGTCACGGCGGTCCTGCAGAGCAGCTCCGCCACAACAGTCATGGTCATAGGTTTTGTAAGCGCAGGGCTTATGAGCCTTCCGCAGGCTATTTCCGTTATTTTCGGCGCCAATATCGGCACCACGATGACTGCCCAGCTGATCGCCTTTCAGATCAGCGATTACATTTACCCTATTATATTTATCGGTTTTATTCTGAATTTCGTAGCAAAGAAAGAGAAAATCAAGAACATCGGACTTGTTATTTTCTCTTTTGGTCTGTTATTTGAAGGAATTGAAATCATGGGCAGCGTCATGAAGCCACTGGCCAACAGTCCTGTCTTCATCGATCTCATGGGAAAAGTCGCCGACATTCCGGTGCTCGGCGTGCTTCTGGGTACTGTCATGACGATGATCGTCCAGAGCAGCTCTGCCACCATTGCGGTCCTACAGAACTTTGCGGCCCAGGCAGGCCCGGACGGGGTAACAAGCATCATCGGCCTGGCCGGAGCCATTCCGATCCTTCTCGGCAACAACATCGGAACGACGATCACCGCCCTGCTGGCATCGGTGGGACAGTCCAAAAATGCCAAACGGACTGCTATTGCGCATACTGTCTTTAATCTCACCGGCAGCGTTCTGTTTCTGTTCCTGATACCGCTTTTGACGCAATTTGTGACATTTATATCGCCAACGGGCATTGAAGTGGATGTAATTTCCAGGCAGATCGCCAATGCCCATACGATATTTAATGTAGTCTGTACCCTGATCTGGCTGCCGCTGATACCTGTAATGGTAAAGATTGTAAAACTCCTGATTCCCGGTCAGGACAGCGCCGGAGCTGCCGCCTTTCAGCCAAAGTTCCTGGACGACGGCATGATCGGGCAGCCGGCTGCCGCCATGTACCTGGTCTCCCAGGAAATGAAACGGCTGATGGCAGACGCAGGCTCCATGCTGAGCGCGTTGAAGGATACCATCTCCGGAGAAGTAAGCAGTACATCCAGAGACACTTATCTGCATCTGCAGCAGTCGATCAAAAAGCTGCACGCCAGCATCGCCCGCTATATCACGAAGCTGTTTTCCAGCGGTAACCTGACGGCCAGGCAGTCTGAACAGATTGCCGGATTCTTATATGTTTCCAATAATGTAGACCGCATCGCAGACCGCTGTGAAGAAATCTCCGACAGCATTGAACACATCCGTTCCACCGGAAGGCCACTTTCAGAAGAGGCCTCCGGCGAACTGAACCGGGGGATGCGTCTTCTGGGAAAATTATACAGAGATGCCATGGGCTCGCTGCAGGCCGGCAACCTGGATGTTGCCCAACGGGTTGTAAAACACAAAAATAAGATCCGGAAAATCCAAAAGCAGCTGAACAAAGCTCATCTGGCCAGGGTGAATTCCGGAGAATGCGACGCTGCACTGACCAGCGACTTTTCCAATATCCTGTACAATCTGGACCGTATCGCAGACAACTGCGTAGGGATCGCCGAAGAAGCCATGGACCATGTGGCGCTGATATCGCTTCCCGAGCCTGAACCACAGGAACTTCCGGAAGCTAACTGACCATTTAAAAAGGATGATACGATCAGCTGAAATGCTGTTGTATCATCCTTTTTTATCATACTCTTCTTCCGTCTCTATTTATTAGTGAGATAACCTTCTATCTGACTCATGGCTTCCGTTTCATCCGCACCATTAACTGTTATTGTCACATTTTCACCGGTATCCAGTCCCAGGGTCATCATTCCCATGATACTTTTTGCATTCACCTTTTTCTTACCGCTCTCCACGTAAATCTCGCTCTCAAACTGACTGGCCACCTGCACCAGCATAGCAATGGGCCTTGCCTCAAGCCCGCTAGAAATCTGAATCGTGATTGGTTTTTTGATCATAATAATTCTCCTCCTTACTTTCTCTCAGCTCATCCGCAATGCTGCTCAGCTTTCTCAAGCGATGATTTACACCAGACTTTCCAACCGGTGGATTCAACAGTAAACCTAATTCTTTGAGTGTCGCTTCTGGATATTGTAACCGAAGCCGTGCTATTTCGTCAAGTCCATTTGAAAGCCCTGAGAAACCTATCGTATCCCGGATATACCTGATGTCCTCCATTTGTTTGACTGCCGCATTTACTGTTTTATTAATATTTGCAGTCTCACAGTTCACTTTTCGATTGACACTCCCCCTCATCTCTTTTAATATTCTGACATTTTCCAGCTTCAGCAATGCCATCCTGGCATCCATTAGACCCAGCAGGTCTACTATCTGCGAACCTTCTTTTATATAAACAATATGATATTTTTTTCTTTTGACCGTTTTCGCATCAATTTTCAAGCTCCGGATCAGATCCCTCAGCTGCTTTGCCTGGTATTCCGTGTCACATACGATTTCAAAATGATAGAACCGGTTCGGATCGCTGATAGAACCGGCGGCCAGAAAAGCTCCACGGATAAAAGCTCGCCTGCAGCAATTCTTTTGGACAATCACGTTGTGGACCAACGGAAGATCCTCTGCCAGCGCGCCTTCCGGCGTCAGCAGCTTGACCGCCTGCAGGACACGCTTGGCATCATCATTCTCCGCAACCATTATCTGATAGGCAGACACTTTATTCTGCCTGGCATTCCGCCTGACGGATACCTCCGGATTAATCTTAAAGATCCTCTTTAATAGAAGAAAATATTTATCTGCCACCCAGACATTTTCTGTCTGCATGCGGATACAGTATTCATCCTTCACTGAAATATGGACGCTGCCACACAGGGTGATGATCGCAGCCAGTTCGGCAATCTGACAGTGCCGCGCACCTGCCGTCTGCCTGGAAAGTTCCTCTTTTACTTCACCAGAAAAAGACATTATTTCACATCCCCTTGCGCACCGCATCTTTTTCGATATCCCGATGTTCAATGCGTATGCCATATTCTCCGGAATCCTCAAGCCTCCGGTACAACTCATTCGCCAGCGTCACCGACCGGTGCTTGCCTCCGGTACAGCCAATGGAGATCACCAGCTGATTCTTCCCTTCTTCGATATAATTCGGAATCAGGAACCGTATCATATCCACCAGTTTGCCGGCAAAGATCTGTGCCGCTTCAAACCCCATCACAAAATCGTATACCGGCTCATCGTTACCCGACAGACGCTTCAGCTCATCTATGTAATAGGGATTCGGCAGAAACCGCACATCAAACACCAGATCAGAATCAGCAGGAATCCCATATTTAAACCCAAACGATAAGACTGTTACCATGAGGCTTTTGAATTCCTGGTTCTGAATAAATATTTTATCCAGCTCTGACTTCAGTTCTCTGGTCAGAAGCTGGCTGGTATCTATGATATAATCTGCCTGCTTCTTCAGAAAATCCAGCTGTTCTCTCTCCTTCTGGATTCCGCTCTCTACCCGTCCTTTGCCTGACAGCGGATGGCTCCGGCGGGTTTCCTTATAACGCTTCACCAGCGTTTCGTCATTGGCATCCAGGAACAGGATCTCATACCTTATTCCGGATAGGCTCATCTTCTCCAGAACTGCCTGCAGATCGGCCAAAACCTCGCCGCTGCGGATATCCACTCCGAGGGCCACTTTTTTGATTTTGCCCTCGGTTCCGTCCATGGTCAGCTGGGCGAACTTCTCAATCAGAGAGATTGGAAGATTATCCACGCAAAAATATTCTGCATCCTCCAGCATCTTCAACGCTGTGCTCTTTCCTGCGCCTGACATTCCGGTCACAATCACAAAACGCATCAGCATTCCCCGCATCCTCCGTTAAAATCCCCCAGGAACCGAACCTCCGGCTCCAGGCGGAGACGGAACTTTTCCCAAACGGTTTCCTGTATCTGCCTCATCAGTTTCATCACATCCCAGGCCGTGGCATCACCGGCATTAATCACAAAACCGCAGTGCTTCTCTGACACCATGGCTCCACCCACGCGTACTCCCCGTAAGCCTGCGTCCATAATAAGCTTCCCTGCAAAATGACCCTCCGGGCGCTTGAAGGTGCTTCCCGCACTGGGATATTCCAGAGGCTGCTTCGCGCACCGCGCTTCTTTCAGCTCTTCCATTCTCTTCCGGATCTTATCCTGCACGCCGCGCGTCAGCAGAAGCTCTGCCTCCGCCACGATCCAGCCTCTTTCTTTCACCAGGCTGGTTCGGTATC includes:
- a CDS encoding HPr family phosphocarrier protein, which codes for MIKKPITIQISSGLEARPIAMLVQVASQFESEIYVESGKKKVNAKSIMGMMTLGLDTGENVTITVNGADETEAMSQIEGYLTNK
- the rapZ gene encoding RNase adapter RapZ, whose amino-acid sequence is MRFVIVTGMSGAGKSTALKMLEDAEYFCVDNLPISLIEKFAQLTMDGTEGKIKKVALGVDIRSGEVLADLQAVLEKMSLSGIRYEILFLDANDETLVKRYKETRRSHPLSGKGRVESGIQKEREQLDFLKKQADYIIDTSQLLTRELKSELDKIFIQNQEFKSLMVTVLSFGFKYGIPADSDLVFDVRFLPNPYYIDELKRLSGNDEPVYDFVMGFEAAQIFAGKLVDMIRFLIPNYIEEGKNQLVISIGCTGGKHRSVTLANELYRRLEDSGEYGIRIEHRDIEKDAVRKGM
- a CDS encoding Na/Pi cotransporter family protein, whose translation is MNETVKIIFGLAGGLALFLYGMSSMSDALQKTAGEKMKNILGFLTKNPVMGALAGALVTAVLQSSSATTVMVIGFVSAGLMSLPQAISVIFGANIGTTMTAQLIAFQISDYIYPIIFIGFILNFVAKKEKIKNIGLVIFSFGLLFEGIEIMGSVMKPLANSPVFIDLMGKVADIPVLGVLLGTVMTMIVQSSSATIAVLQNFAAQAGPDGVTSIIGLAGAIPILLGNNIGTTITALLASVGQSKNAKRTAIAHTVFNLTGSVLFLFLIPLLTQFVTFISPTGIEVDVISRQIANAHTIFNVVCTLIWLPLIPVMVKIVKLLIPGQDSAGAAAFQPKFLDDGMIGQPAAAMYLVSQEMKRLMADAGSMLSALKDTISGEVSSTSRDTYLHLQQSIKKLHASIARYITKLFSSGNLTARQSEQIAGFLYVSNNVDRIADRCEEISDSIEHIRSTGRPLSEEASGELNRGMRLLGKLYRDAMGSLQAGNLDVAQRVVKHKNKIRKIQKQLNKAHLARVNSGECDAALTSDFSNILYNLDRIADNCVGIAEEAMDHVALISLPEPEPQELPEAN
- a CDS encoding adaptor protein MecA, with amino-acid sequence MKIEKINDSQIRCTLTSDDLASRKIKLSELAYGTEKAKNLFQDMMQQAHYEFGFESDNSPLMIEAIPVAPDSIVLIITKVEDPEELDTRFSKFSPSGDESDTAKAPQFSGADDILDLFQKIYEAKNKIQNGSTKKDTKKSSSQKAAQDTEKTPVNLVQSFRFRSLDDAILAAHGLNHFYSGRNSLYKNETLGSYQLVLHQSDCTPEAFNKVCNILSEYGTNETFSASGEAYLLEHGNALIRDTALQNLADI
- the whiA gene encoding DNA-binding protein WhiA is translated as MSFSGEVKEELSRQTAGARHCQIAELAAIITLCGSVHISVKDEYCIRMQTENVWVADKYFLLLKRIFKINPEVSVRRNARQNKVSAYQIMVAENDDAKRVLQAVKLLTPEGALAEDLPLVHNVIVQKNCCRRAFIRGAFLAAGSISDPNRFYHFEIVCDTEYQAKQLRDLIRSLKIDAKTVKRKKYHIVYIKEGSQIVDLLGLMDARMALLKLENVRILKEMRGSVNRKVNCETANINKTVNAAVKQMEDIRYIRDTIGFSGLSNGLDEIARLRLQYPEATLKELGLLLNPPVGKSGVNHRLRKLSSIADELRESKEENYYDQKTNHDSDF